A genomic region of Nostoc sp. UHCC 0702 contains the following coding sequences:
- a CDS encoding divalent-cation tolerance protein CutA: MKLYYITLNNTDEARQIGRALLEQKLAVCVNWFPITCAYSWEGKITEEPEVVLIVKTQDGYGAEIEELIRQHINYTNFIAEISPTAINQGFLGWLNAEVPQRKLQTSP; encoded by the coding sequence ATGAAACTTTACTATATTACCTTAAATAATACAGACGAAGCCCGTCAGATTGGTCGAGCATTGCTTGAGCAAAAGCTAGCTGTTTGTGTCAACTGGTTTCCCATTACCTGTGCCTACAGTTGGGAAGGGAAAATTACTGAGGAACCAGAAGTGGTGCTGATTGTGAAAACTCAAGATGGCTATGGGGCTGAGATTGAAGAACTAATCCGTCAGCACATCAACTACACTAACTTTATTGCCGAGATTTCGCCCACAGCTATCAATCAGGGATTTTTAGGTTGGTTGAATGCTGAAGTTCCTCAAAGAAAGCTACAAACCAGCCCGTAG
- a CDS encoding glycoside hydrolase family 31 protein — protein MPQYFGQLHTNDAPWSILGAVQTIQQDERHILFKCGDACVRVSVLASNLIRVRMTPSGEFLPRRSWAVAQADEQWSIVPFEVREKPEAIEITTEELCIVVSRNPCRIQCFDSAGQPFAQDADLGMGWRTGAVAGWKQIEADEHFYGFGEPTGLLDQRSKVRTNWTSDALDYGIMTDSMYQAIPFLMALRPGLGYGFFFNTTFWSRFDLGAEQPGVWRMETQGSELDYYIIYGPEPAKILQTYTQLTGRMPLPPRWALGYHQCRWSYESQDVVRKLAHEFRQRHIPCDVIHLDIDYMNGYRVFTWSPKRFAHPEELIKELKQDGFKVVTIVDPGVKYEPEGDYKVFDEGLQNDYFIRNTNGQLFHGYVWPDKAVFADFLRPEVRDWWGSWQNSLTDIGVAGIWNDMNEPALNDRPFGDPGNKISFPLNALQGPTDERTTHTETHNLYGLMMAQASYQAAKKSRPTERSFILTRSGYAGIQRWSAVWTGDNQSLWEYLEMSIPMLCNLGLSGVGFVGADIGGFAGNATAELFARWMQVGMLYPLMRGHSALTTAQHEPWVFGDRIEKICREYIELRYRLLPYIYTLFWQAATTGAPILRPLLYDFPNDPKTFTLADQVMLGSSLLAAPIYRPGVEHRAVYLPEGCWYDWWSGETFTGPTHILAHATLERMPLYVRAGAIIPMAPIMQYTDERPLDQMRLRIWMGKGEFTLYEDDGHTFEYQTGAFCTTTYQVSTQGQQIIVEILAREGSFVPATREILVEVVGVDEKSFIDDGTAQQLTFNNSQ, from the coding sequence ATGCCGCAATACTTCGGTCAACTGCACACAAACGACGCACCTTGGTCAATCCTAGGCGCAGTACAAACAATACAACAGGATGAGCGTCATATCCTCTTCAAATGTGGCGATGCTTGTGTGCGTGTGAGTGTACTAGCATCTAATTTAATTCGGGTACGCATGACGCCAAGCGGTGAATTTCTACCCAGGCGATCGTGGGCAGTGGCACAGGCGGATGAACAATGGTCTATAGTGCCGTTTGAGGTGCGAGAAAAACCAGAGGCTATAGAAATTACAACCGAGGAATTGTGCATTGTAGTGTCCCGCAATCCTTGCCGTATCCAGTGCTTCGACTCAGCAGGACAACCTTTTGCTCAGGATGCAGACCTAGGGATGGGGTGGCGGACTGGTGCTGTTGCTGGGTGGAAACAAATAGAAGCAGATGAACACTTCTATGGTTTCGGAGAACCCACTGGTTTACTCGACCAGCGCTCAAAAGTGAGAACCAACTGGACATCTGATGCCCTTGATTACGGAATCATGACAGACAGCATGTACCAGGCGATTCCCTTTTTGATGGCGTTGCGTCCGGGATTAGGGTACGGGTTTTTCTTCAATACGACTTTTTGGAGCCGATTTGATCTAGGTGCAGAACAACCTGGAGTTTGGCGGATGGAAACTCAAGGAAGTGAACTAGATTACTACATCATTTATGGCCCTGAACCCGCAAAAATTCTTCAGACTTATACCCAGCTAACCGGAAGAATGCCCTTACCACCCCGATGGGCGCTAGGTTATCACCAGTGTCGCTGGAGTTACGAGTCACAAGACGTAGTACGCAAACTAGCCCATGAATTTCGTCAACGCCACATTCCTTGTGATGTGATCCATCTCGATATTGACTATATGAACGGCTACCGGGTTTTTACCTGGAGTCCCAAGCGATTTGCTCATCCTGAAGAATTAATCAAAGAACTTAAGCAAGATGGCTTCAAAGTAGTGACAATTGTTGATCCAGGGGTGAAGTATGAACCAGAAGGAGATTACAAAGTCTTTGACGAAGGTTTACAAAACGACTATTTTATCCGTAATACCAACGGTCAACTATTCCACGGCTATGTCTGGCCTGACAAAGCTGTCTTTGCTGATTTCCTGCGTCCTGAAGTTAGGGATTGGTGGGGAAGTTGGCAAAATAGCCTCACAGATATCGGTGTTGCTGGTATCTGGAATGACATGAATGAACCCGCACTTAATGACCGTCCATTTGGCGACCCTGGTAACAAAATTTCCTTTCCCCTGAATGCTCTACAAGGCCCGACTGATGAGAGAACTACTCACACTGAAACCCATAATCTGTATGGGTTAATGATGGCACAGGCATCTTATCAGGCAGCCAAAAAATCACGTCCTACAGAACGCTCGTTTATCTTGACACGCTCTGGATACGCTGGTATTCAGCGCTGGTCAGCAGTATGGACAGGAGACAATCAATCTCTGTGGGAATACTTAGAAATGTCCATACCGATGCTGTGTAATCTGGGTCTATCGGGGGTTGGTTTTGTGGGTGCTGATATTGGGGGGTTTGCGGGTAACGCCACGGCGGAACTATTTGCTCGTTGGATGCAGGTAGGAATGCTTTATCCTTTAATGCGGGGACACTCAGCATTAACTACAGCACAGCATGAACCTTGGGTATTTGGCGATCGCATCGAAAAAATTTGCCGTGAGTACATTGAACTGCGTTACCGACTGCTACCCTACATTTACACTCTCTTTTGGCAAGCTGCAACCACCGGTGCCCCAATTCTGCGCCCTTTACTGTATGATTTTCCCAATGACCCCAAGACCTTTACCCTGGCTGACCAAGTAATGCTTGGTTCGTCATTATTAGCAGCACCAATTTACCGTCCAGGCGTTGAACACCGTGCTGTCTACTTGCCTGAAGGTTGCTGGTACGATTGGTGGAGTGGCGAAACCTTTACAGGCCCAACTCATATCCTCGCACATGCAACCCTAGAGCGAATGCCATTATATGTCCGTGCTGGCGCGATTATTCCGATGGCACCGATAATGCAATATACAGATGAACGTCCTTTAGACCAAATGAGGTTACGGATCTGGATGGGTAAAGGCGAGTTTACACTTTATGAAGATGACGGTCATACTTTCGAGTATCAAACAGGAGCCTTTTGTACAACAACTTACCAAGTTAGTACACAAGGGCAACAAATCATTGTTGAGATTTTAGCAAGAGAGGGTAGCTTTGTACCCGCAACCCGTGAAATACTTGTAGAAGTAGTTGGTGTTGATGAAAAGAGCTTTATCGATGATGGTACTGCACAACAGTTGACATTTAACAATAGTCAATAG